One segment of Bradyrhizobium sp. WD16 DNA contains the following:
- a CDS encoding YggS family pyridoxal phosphate-dependent enzyme: MSDPNAPDETNSLPIALAAVEREIALACRDARRERDTVTLIAVSKTFGAEAIEPVLAAGQKAFGENRVQEAKAKWPALKAAHPEAELHLIGPLQSNKAKEAVALFDAIHSIDRPSICEALAKEIVRQGRAPLLFVQLNTGEEPQKAGVAPADADDFIKRCRDGYGLAISGLMCIPPVDDPPAPHFALTAKIAARNGLTLLSMGMSADFAIAIQFGATHVRVGSAIFGHRPAASPP; this comes from the coding sequence ATGAGCGACCCGAACGCCCCGGACGAAACCAATTCTTTACCAATTGCGCTCGCCGCGGTGGAGCGCGAGATCGCGCTGGCTTGCCGCGATGCCCGGCGCGAGCGCGACACGGTGACGCTGATCGCGGTGTCCAAGACGTTCGGCGCCGAGGCGATCGAACCGGTACTGGCGGCGGGGCAGAAGGCCTTTGGCGAGAATCGCGTCCAGGAAGCGAAGGCGAAATGGCCGGCGCTGAAGGCGGCGCATCCAGAGGCGGAGCTGCACCTGATCGGGCCGTTACAGTCGAACAAGGCCAAGGAGGCGGTGGCGCTGTTCGACGCAATTCATTCGATCGATCGACCGAGCATCTGTGAGGCGCTGGCGAAGGAAATTGTGCGGCAGGGGCGGGCGCCGCTCCTGTTCGTGCAGCTCAATACCGGCGAAGAGCCGCAGAAGGCGGGCGTCGCGCCGGCGGACGCCGACGATTTCATCAAGCGCTGCCGTGACGGTTATGGCCTGGCGATCTCAGGCCTGATGTGCATCCCGCCGGTCGACGATCCGCCGGCGCCGCATTTTGCCCTGACGGCGAAGATCGCGGCGCGCAACGGTCTCACGCTGCTGTCGATGGGCATGAGCGCTGATTTTGCCATCGCCATCCAGTTCGGCGCGACCCATGTGCGGGTCGGGTCGGCCATCTTCGGCCACCGCCCGGCGGCTTCGCCGCCGTAA
- a CDS encoding L,D-transpeptidase → MTDISDSYLIPRQQTPLLAIHVRAAAGNPCRGWLTFAGRVIPVALGRGGIKANKREGDGGTPRGRFRPLRLWFRADRVVRPRTALPIRPIGPADGWDENPSSRHYNRPIRLRSGAGGDRLTREDHLYDFIIEIDHNTRPRIAGRGSAVFLHLARPGFAPTAGCIAMTATNMRHLLGCIGPRTQIIIG, encoded by the coding sequence ATGACAGATATTTCAGATAGTTACCTGATTCCCCGGCAACAGACGCCGCTCCTTGCGATCCACGTCCGAGCGGCGGCCGGCAATCCCTGTCGGGGCTGGCTGACCTTCGCCGGACGCGTCATCCCGGTCGCGCTGGGGCGCGGCGGAATTAAGGCCAACAAGCGCGAAGGTGATGGCGGCACGCCGCGCGGGCGTTTTCGTCCGCTGCGCCTGTGGTTTCGCGCCGACCGGGTCGTGCGGCCGCGCACGGCCTTGCCGATCCGACCGATCGGTCCGGCTGACGGCTGGGACGAGAACCCGTCGAGCCGGCACTATAACCGGCCGATCCGGCTGCGGTCCGGTGCCGGTGGCGACCGGCTGACCCGCGAGGACCATCTCTACGACTTCATCATCGAGATCGATCATAATACCCGGCCGAGGATCGCTGGACGCGGCAGCGCGGTATTCCTGCATCTGGCGCGTCCGGGCTTTGCGCCGACGGCGGGCTGCATTGCCATGACCGCGACGAATATGCGCCATCTGCTCGGCTGCATCGGCCCGCGGACCCAAATCATCATCGGCTGA
- a CDS encoding response regulator transcription factor: MANARKILIVDDDSDLRDALVEQLSLHEEFEASAVDTGAKGAQAAKANTPDLVLMDVGLPDTDGREVVRSLRKGGFKAPIIMLTGHDTDSDTILGLESGANDYIAKPFRFAVLLARIRAQLRQHEASEDAVFSVGPYSFRPGSKMLTAANAKKVRLTEKETAILRFLYRAGQQPVSRETLLQEVWGYNSGVTTHTLETHIYRLRQKIEKDAANPEILVTESGGYKLVP, from the coding sequence ATGGCCAACGCCCGCAAGATCCTGATCGTTGATGACGATAGCGATCTCCGCGACGCCCTGGTGGAACAACTCTCTCTCCACGAGGAGTTCGAAGCTTCCGCAGTCGATACCGGCGCCAAAGGCGCCCAGGCGGCCAAGGCCAATACCCCCGACCTTGTTCTGATGGATGTCGGCTTGCCCGACACCGACGGCCGCGAGGTGGTGCGCAGCCTGCGCAAGGGCGGTTTCAAGGCGCCGATCATCATGCTGACCGGCCATGACACCGACTCCGACACCATTCTCGGGCTGGAATCCGGCGCCAATGATTACATCGCCAAGCCGTTCCGCTTCGCGGTGCTGCTGGCGCGCATTCGCGCCCAGCTGCGCCAGCATGAGGCGAGCGAGGACGCGGTGTTCTCGGTCGGGCCCTACAGCTTCCGGCCCGGATCAAAGATGCTCACCGCAGCCAACGCCAAGAAGGTTCGGCTGACCGAAAAGGAAACCGCCATCCTGCGCTTCCTCTACCGCGCCGGCCAGCAGCCGGTGTCGCGCGAGACGCTGCTGCAGGAGGTCTGGGGCTACAATTCCGGGGTTACCACCCACACCCTGGAGACCCATATCTACCGACTGCGCCAGAAGATCGAGAAGGACGCCGCCAATCCGGAGATCCTGGTGACGGAATCCGGCGGCTACAAGCTGGTGCCGTGA
- a CDS encoding cyclic nucleotide-binding domain-containing protein, whose product MSIEDDVALLERVPTLRLLGREALRNLVFGTEQRDVARGEILFRTGDTADAGFVVQHGAFRVSSDSESGVETIARPGDLIGELALIVPMKRPSTAIAIEPSSAIRISRSLFQRVLESHPDAAQRLRDEIASRTSRLASEILRVGGKLS is encoded by the coding sequence ATGTCGATTGAGGATGACGTTGCCCTGCTCGAACGCGTTCCGACGCTGCGGCTGTTGGGGCGCGAAGCCTTGCGCAATCTCGTCTTCGGCACCGAGCAGCGCGACGTCGCGCGCGGCGAAATCCTGTTTCGCACCGGTGACACGGCGGATGCCGGCTTCGTGGTCCAGCACGGCGCCTTTCGCGTCTCGAGCGACAGCGAGAGTGGCGTGGAGACGATCGCGCGGCCTGGCGACCTGATCGGCGAGCTCGCGCTGATCGTGCCGATGAAGCGACCCTCAACCGCCATCGCTATCGAACCATCCAGCGCCATCCGCATTTCGCGCAGTCTGTTTCAGCGTGTGCTGGAAAGCCATCCCGACGCCGCGCAGCGGCTGCGTGACGAGATCGCAAGTCGCACCAGCCGGCTCGCCAGCGAGATTCTGCGGGTCGGCGGCAAGTTATCCTGA
- a CDS encoding exodeoxyribonuclease III: MRFTLTTWNINSVRLRIDLVAKFLKATRPDVLCLQETKCPDDAFPLKQLRRLGYEHIALNGQKGYHGVAVVSRIPFDSSDIRTFCDKVDSRHISVSFGAAAGLKAPVVLHNFYVPAGGDVPDPTVNEKFAHKLSFLDEMKACDPLHPMPDDRHILVGDLNVAPHEHDVWSHKQMLKVVSHTPIECDKLLAVQSRGQWIDVARQRTAAAEKIYTWWSYRAADWAAADRGRRLDHIWVSPALGAAVSDLTITRAARGWERPSDHVPVTAVIEV; the protein is encoded by the coding sequence ATGCGCTTCACTCTCACCACCTGGAATATCAACTCGGTGCGGCTGCGCATCGATCTCGTGGCCAAATTCCTCAAGGCGACGCGCCCCGACGTGCTCTGCCTGCAGGAAACGAAATGTCCGGACGACGCCTTTCCCCTGAAACAACTGCGACGGCTGGGCTATGAGCACATCGCGCTCAATGGCCAGAAGGGCTATCACGGCGTCGCCGTGGTCTCGCGCATTCCCTTCGACTCCAGCGACATCCGCACGTTCTGCGACAAGGTCGACAGCCGCCACATCTCGGTATCATTCGGCGCCGCCGCCGGCCTCAAGGCGCCAGTGGTGCTGCACAATTTCTATGTCCCCGCCGGCGGCGACGTTCCCGATCCGACCGTCAACGAGAAATTCGCGCACAAGCTGTCGTTCCTCGACGAGATGAAGGCCTGCGATCCGCTCCATCCGATGCCGGATGATCGCCACATCCTGGTCGGCGATCTCAACGTCGCACCCCATGAGCACGACGTCTGGTCGCACAAGCAGATGCTCAAGGTCGTTTCGCATACGCCGATCGAATGCGACAAGCTGCTGGCCGTGCAGTCGCGCGGGCAATGGATCGACGTGGCGCGCCAACGCACCGCGGCCGCCGAGAAAATCTATACCTGGTGGAGCTACCGGGCCGCTGACTGGGCCGCAGCCGATCGCGGCCGCCGCCTCGACCATATCTGGGTCTCGCCTGCGCTCGGCGCTGCCGTCAGCGACCTCACCATCACCCGCGCCGCACGCGGCTGGGAGCGCCCTTCCGACCACGTTCCGGTGACCGCAGTGATCGAGGTCTGA
- a CDS encoding outer membrane lipoprotein carrier protein LolA — protein MLVPSAMAQAIPLPRPAPKSRDAGRVVTPELRPVASVPANSQTPPTPIIPDPRNRAPASIFTTFDANQRAQAAKISAYLSSLQNLSGNFVQVGPDGSRSTGTFYIQKPGKVRFEYDPPSPIAIVADGASVVVRDTKLATQDLYPLSQTPLRFLLSDRLDLMRDTNVVGVTSDDLYITVTIEEKQPLVGTSRLMLMLGAKDNQLKQWTITDPQGYDTTIAIYNLDSSKKIDPGLFKIDYAVDQYRNGSSQ, from the coding sequence ATGCTGGTTCCCTCTGCCATGGCCCAGGCCATCCCGCTGCCGCGTCCAGCGCCGAAATCGCGCGATGCCGGGCGGGTTGTGACGCCGGAGCTGCGCCCGGTGGCCTCGGTCCCTGCCAATTCCCAGACACCGCCGACCCCGATCATCCCGGATCCGCGCAACCGGGCGCCCGCCAGCATTTTCACCACCTTCGACGCCAACCAACGCGCCCAGGCGGCAAAGATCAGCGCCTATCTGTCATCGCTGCAGAATTTGTCAGGCAACTTCGTTCAGGTCGGCCCGGACGGTTCACGCTCGACCGGCACCTTCTATATCCAGAAGCCGGGCAAGGTACGCTTCGAATATGATCCGCCGAGCCCGATTGCCATCGTCGCCGACGGCGCCTCGGTGGTGGTGCGCGATACCAAGCTCGCCACCCAGGATCTCTATCCTCTGTCGCAGACGCCCCTGCGGTTCCTGCTCTCGGACCGGCTCGACCTGATGCGCGACACCAATGTCGTTGGCGTCACGTCCGACGACCTCTACATCACGGTCACCATCGAGGAGAAGCAGCCGCTGGTCGGCACCAGCCGGCTGATGCTGATGCTGGGCGCCAAGGACAACCAGCTCAAGCAGTGGACCATCACCGATCCGCAGGGCTACGACACCACGATCGCGATCTACAATCTCGACAGCAGCAAGAAAATCGACCCCGGCCTGTTCAAGATCGATTATGCTGTCGACCAGTACCGCAACGGCAGCTCCCAGTAG
- a CDS encoding DNA translocase FtsK 4TM domain-containing protein, with protein sequence MAAIERVIPLVSQLPDPIREMLARRLRELAGLGLVGLAGVIGAALTTWSVQDPSLSHATAGPIRNLMGYPGAIGADLLMQITGLGATMLVLPIAVWGWRMITHRPFDREPLRLGSWIIAAALAAGFFSCFPRSAAWPLPTGLGGVVGDALLRAPAVIFGPPGLIYRLTLGSLLLAATVVAFLFACGLGARDADAFASFDEDDDDAACDDEDERRSVSLGWLVHGLLSLKTQVWLGLRRLYGLFVASREAPRAAATFQRREPRLSAERSSPPIAPEHDEDDEPAETVGLDDDGADEKADEEEAPPPRAARKRQPKQPVRKASAAFALPALALLTASKASDRKTLSNAELQANSQALEGVLQDFGVRGEITKAHPGPVVTLYELEPAPGIKSSRVIGLADDIARSMSALSARVAVVPGRNAIGIELPNQHREKVLLRELLATKETAESSAKLPLCLGKNIGGDPVIVDLARMPHLLIAGTTGSGKSVAINTMILSLVYRLRPDQCRLIMVDPKMLELSVYDGIPHLLTPVVTDPKKAVVALKWAVREMEQRYKNMAKLGVRNIDGYNNRLAEARTSGEEITRTVHTGFDKETGKAIYEEEKLALDPLPYIVVIVDEMADLMMVAGKEIEGTVQRLAQMARAAGLHVVLATQRPSVDVITGTIKANFPTRISFQVTSKIDSRTILGEMGAEQLLGQGDMLYMAGGGRISRVHGPFVSDEEVEKVVRHLKTQGSPEYLEEVTAEEETDEDGAVFDATGMGGGEGNDLFQQAVQIVKRDRKASTSYIQRRLQIGYNRAASLMERMEQEGIVGAANHAGKREILVGEEEERF encoded by the coding sequence ATGGCGGCAATCGAACGTGTCATTCCTTTGGTCAGCCAGCTTCCGGACCCGATCCGGGAGATGCTGGCGCGCCGCCTGCGCGAACTCGCCGGACTCGGCCTCGTCGGCCTCGCCGGCGTCATCGGCGCCGCACTGACAACCTGGTCGGTGCAGGACCCCAGCCTCAGCCATGCCACCGCCGGTCCGATCCGCAATCTGATGGGGTATCCCGGCGCGATCGGCGCCGATCTGCTGATGCAGATTACCGGTCTCGGCGCAACCATGCTGGTGTTGCCGATCGCGGTCTGGGGCTGGCGCATGATCACCCATCGCCCCTTCGACCGCGAACCGCTGAGGCTCGGCAGCTGGATCATCGCTGCCGCCTTGGCGGCGGGTTTCTTCAGCTGCTTCCCGCGCTCGGCGGCCTGGCCGCTGCCGACCGGCCTTGGCGGCGTGGTCGGTGACGCGCTGCTGCGGGCCCCCGCGGTGATTTTCGGACCCCCGGGACTGATCTACCGCCTGACGCTGGGCAGCCTGCTGCTGGCCGCGACCGTCGTGGCTTTTCTGTTTGCCTGCGGGCTCGGCGCCCGCGACGCGGACGCGTTTGCCAGTTTCGACGAGGACGACGATGATGCCGCCTGCGATGACGAGGACGAGCGCCGCTCCGTTTCGCTCGGCTGGCTGGTTCACGGCCTGCTGAGCCTCAAGACGCAAGTGTGGCTCGGCCTGCGACGCCTCTACGGCCTCTTCGTCGCCAGCCGCGAAGCGCCGCGCGCCGCAGCAACCTTCCAGCGCCGCGAGCCGCGGCTCTCCGCCGAGCGCAGCAGCCCGCCGATCGCACCCGAGCATGACGAGGACGACGAGCCGGCAGAGACCGTCGGCCTCGACGACGACGGGGCGGACGAGAAGGCTGATGAGGAAGAGGCGCCGCCGCCGCGAGCCGCCCGCAAACGCCAGCCTAAACAGCCGGTCCGGAAAGCGTCAGCGGCCTTCGCGCTGCCGGCGCTGGCGCTGCTCACGGCGTCCAAGGCTTCCGACCGCAAGACCCTCAGCAATGCCGAGTTGCAGGCCAATTCGCAGGCCCTGGAAGGCGTGCTGCAGGACTTCGGGGTCCGCGGCGAGATCACCAAGGCCCATCCCGGCCCGGTGGTGACGCTCTACGAACTCGAGCCCGCGCCCGGCATCAAATCATCGCGGGTGATCGGCCTCGCCGACGACATCGCCCGTTCCATGAGCGCGCTGTCGGCCCGCGTCGCCGTGGTGCCGGGACGCAACGCCATCGGCATCGAGCTGCCGAACCAACACCGCGAAAAGGTTCTGCTGCGCGAATTGCTCGCCACCAAGGAGACTGCCGAGTCTTCGGCCAAGCTGCCGCTGTGCCTCGGCAAGAATATCGGCGGCGATCCGGTGATCGTCGACCTTGCCCGCATGCCGCATCTCCTGATCGCCGGCACCACCGGCTCGGGCAAATCGGTCGCCATCAACACCATGATCCTCAGCCTGGTCTACCGGCTGCGGCCCGACCAGTGCCGACTGATCATGGTCGATCCGAAGATGCTCGAACTCTCGGTCTATGACGGTATCCCGCATCTGCTGACCCCGGTGGTCACCGATCCGAAAAAGGCGGTGGTCGCGCTCAAATGGGCGGTCCGCGAGATGGAGCAGCGCTACAAGAACATGGCGAAGCTCGGGGTTCGCAACATCGACGGCTACAACAACCGCCTCGCCGAAGCCCGGACCAGCGGCGAGGAGATCACGCGCACGGTGCACACCGGCTTCGACAAGGAGACCGGCAAGGCGATCTACGAGGAAGAGAAGCTCGCCCTCGACCCGCTGCCCTATATCGTCGTGATCGTCGACGAAATGGCCGACCTGATGATGGTAGCGGGCAAGGAGATCGAAGGCACGGTGCAGCGGCTGGCACAGATGGCGCGCGCCGCCGGCCTGCATGTCGTCCTGGCGACGCAACGTCCGTCAGTCGACGTCATCACCGGCACCATCAAAGCCAATTTCCCGACCCGCATCTCCTTCCAGGTCACGTCGAAAATCGACAGCCGCACCATTCTCGGCGAGATGGGCGCCGAACAGCTGCTCGGCCAGGGCGACATGCTCTACATGGCCGGCGGCGGCCGCATCAGCCGCGTCCATGGCCCCTTCGTCTCCGACGAGGAGGTCGAGAAGGTGGTGCGTCACCTCAAGACCCAAGGCTCGCCGGAGTATCTCGAGGAGGTCACCGCCGAGGAGGAGACCGACGAGGACGGAGCGGTATTCGACGCCACCGGCATGGGCGGCGGCGAAGGCAACGATTTGTTCCAGCAGGCCGTTCAGATCGTCAAGCGCGACCGCAAGGCCTCGACCAGCTACATCCAGCGGCGGTTGCAGATCGGCTACAACCGCGCTGCCTCACTGATGGAACGCATGGAACAGGAGGGCATCGTCGGGGCCGCCAATCACGCCGGCAAGCGCGAGATCCTGGTCGGCGAGGAAGAAGAGCGCTTCTGA
- a CDS encoding aminotransferase class I/II-fold pyridoxal phosphate-dependent enzyme produces MISPAPDSERSPFARLADLLSGLTPRRPLINLSLGEPQHPMPDFVGEVLARHTAEFSRYPIARGIEPFRRAAAGWIGRRFDLPRPLDPDGEVLVLSGSREGLFFAAIAAARFAGPRPGRPAILLPNPFYPAYAAGADAAGCERVLLPAPPETGFLPDLDAIDEATLARTAAFYIASPANPQGAVASPDYFRRLKMLADRYGFVVLSDECYSEIYTRQAPGSMLEHAGADFANVAVFQSLSKRSNLPGMRVGFVAGDRRFLTQLHELRNVAAPTVPVPLQHVAVAAYDDEAHVEDNRARYRTKFDLADQILGTRFGYRRPAGGFCLWLDVSAHGGDEAVTVRLFTEGGVRVVPGSYLARRQSDGSNPGAGYIRVALVQDSETTAEALHRIVDALGGNGGREV; encoded by the coding sequence ATGATATCACCCGCCCCAGACAGCGAGCGTTCGCCCTTCGCCCGGCTCGCCGACCTGCTGAGCGGGCTCACGCCGCGCCGGCCGCTGATCAATCTGTCGCTGGGCGAACCGCAGCATCCGATGCCGGACTTCGTTGGCGAGGTGCTGGCGCGCCACACCGCCGAATTCTCCCGCTATCCCATCGCCAGGGGCATCGAGCCGTTCCGCCGCGCCGCCGCCGGCTGGATCGGCCGGCGCTTCGACCTGCCGCGACCGCTCGATCCGGACGGCGAAGTGCTGGTGCTGTCGGGCAGCCGCGAGGGCCTATTCTTCGCCGCGATCGCCGCCGCCCGCTTCGCCGGTCCGCGTCCGGGCCGGCCGGCAATCCTGCTGCCCAACCCGTTCTACCCGGCCTATGCCGCCGGCGCCGACGCCGCGGGCTGCGAACGCGTGCTGCTGCCCGCCCCGCCGGAGACCGGCTTCCTGCCCGATCTCGACGCCATCGACGAAGCAACACTGGCGCGTACGGCCGCATTCTACATCGCCTCGCCGGCCAACCCTCAGGGCGCCGTCGCCTCGCCCGACTATTTCCGCCGGCTGAAGATGCTCGCCGATCGCTATGGCTTCGTCGTCCTGAGCGATGAATGCTACTCGGAAATCTACACGCGACAGGCTCCGGGCAGCATGCTCGAACATGCCGGCGCGGATTTCGCCAATGTCGCAGTCTTCCAGTCGCTGTCCAAGCGCTCGAACCTGCCGGGCATGCGTGTCGGCTTCGTCGCCGGCGACCGCCGTTTCCTCACCCAACTGCATGAGTTGCGCAACGTCGCCGCGCCGACGGTGCCGGTACCGCTGCAGCACGTCGCCGTCGCCGCCTATGACGACGAGGCACATGTCGAGGATAACCGTGCACGCTACCGCACCAAGTTCGATCTCGCCGACCAGATCCTCGGCACGCGTTTCGGCTATCGCCGCCCGGCCGGCGGCTTCTGCCTGTGGCTCGACGTCTCCGCCCATGGCGGCGATGAGGCGGTGACGGTGCGGCTGTTTACCGAAGGCGGCGTGCGGGTCGTTCCCGGCAGTTATCTGGCGCGGCGGCAAAGCGACGGCAGCAATCCGGGCGCGGGCTATATCCGCGTCGCTCTGGTGCAGGACAGCGAGACCACCGCGGAGGCGCTTCACCGCATCGTGGACGCGCTCGGCGGCAACGGCGGACGTGAGGTTTGA
- a CDS encoding DUF3658 domain-containing protein has product MTAATLHVAFCRGDSQTLTEALEACGRSDAVVCHDDDLSIGPIEPPDYLRRINWIAEALDFEGWPPTPDEPLPSREDRFHYHPWYARPADETAFWTAALDPANRIVLWLTRRSPRNVAGVMEWLRRAGERPCEIVDFTEVLATPQPRDRKPYHALGLTALMPEEFRVLELLAEAKPLADELRHCWTTRWAQLRAENAPFRIIGPEGLQSAPITTFDAGLLAQCKPAWRKVARVVGGCLLEGVEEEAVHPPNEMVLAARLHALVKAGQLEMLGEDVFAMRFCDIRLPPPRVHGRSSSPGLV; this is encoded by the coding sequence GTGACCGCCGCCACCCTGCACGTGGCCTTCTGCCGCGGAGATTCGCAGACGCTGACCGAGGCCCTGGAAGCGTGTGGCCGGAGCGATGCGGTTGTCTGCCACGACGACGATCTCAGCATCGGCCCCATCGAACCGCCGGACTACCTGCGGCGGATCAACTGGATTGCCGAGGCGCTCGATTTCGAAGGCTGGCCTCCGACGCCCGATGAGCCGTTGCCGAGCCGGGAGGATCGCTTCCACTATCATCCCTGGTACGCCAGACCAGCCGACGAAACCGCGTTCTGGACGGCCGCTCTCGATCCCGCGAACAGGATCGTGCTGTGGCTGACCCGCCGCTCGCCACGCAATGTCGCCGGCGTCATGGAGTGGCTCCGGCGCGCGGGCGAGAGGCCATGCGAGATCGTCGACTTCACCGAGGTGCTGGCGACGCCGCAACCTCGTGACCGCAAGCCTTACCATGCCCTCGGATTGACTGCCCTGATGCCGGAGGAATTCAGGGTGCTGGAACTGCTCGCAGAAGCGAAGCCGCTGGCGGACGAACTGCGCCATTGCTGGACCACCCGTTGGGCGCAGCTGCGAGCAGAGAATGCGCCGTTCCGCATCATCGGCCCGGAAGGACTGCAATCCGCTCCCATCACCACCTTCGACGCCGGCCTCCTCGCCCAATGCAAGCCCGCCTGGCGCAAGGTCGCCAGAGTGGTCGGTGGGTGCCTGCTCGAAGGCGTCGAGGAGGAAGCCGTCCATCCGCCCAACGAGATGGTGCTGGCCGCCCGGCTGCACGCGCTGGTGAAGGCCGGACAGCTCGAGATGCTCGGCGAGGATGTCTTCGCCATGCGATTCTGCGACATCCGCCTGCCGCCGCCTCGGGTGCATGGTCGGTCGAGCTCGCCCGGGCTCGTTTGA
- a CDS encoding DUF3658 domain-containing protein, with amino-acid sequence MANDGALHVVFDRQDKGMLRDVFDYAGLTNAIACFDDDLSFGPIDSPDYDRRIDWLAQSFDFTGWYADSDRSFQSRQERFGQHPWSGDRDAETAFWLMALAPYARVVLWLTQRSARHLCGAMEWLRRAGGRPCEIIDFTELHIRQSPYAKTKRHVFDLLDLDRYKVFDLLDCAVPLSDELRTAWGQRWQRLRSENAPLRIVGPDGLQSAPISEFDQSLLAGCKYRSQKVAMLVHRTIDDLGKRDVRPPDFLVLTARLQAMVKDGRLEMLGRSCFAPGACELQLPSADAAEIRP; translated from the coding sequence ATGGCCAATGACGGTGCTCTCCATGTGGTCTTTGACCGTCAAGACAAGGGGATGCTGCGCGACGTCTTCGATTATGCCGGCCTCACGAACGCGATCGCCTGCTTCGACGACGACCTGAGCTTTGGTCCGATCGACAGCCCCGATTACGACCGGCGCATCGATTGGCTGGCCCAGAGCTTCGATTTCACTGGCTGGTACGCAGATTCCGACAGATCTTTTCAGAGTCGCCAGGAGCGCTTCGGCCAGCATCCCTGGAGCGGCGACCGCGACGCCGAGACGGCCTTCTGGCTGATGGCGCTGGCCCCCTATGCCCGCGTCGTCCTATGGCTGACGCAGCGCTCGGCGCGGCACCTCTGCGGTGCGATGGAATGGCTACGGCGCGCCGGCGGGCGCCCTTGCGAAATCATCGATTTCACAGAGCTCCACATCAGGCAAAGCCCCTACGCCAAGACGAAACGTCACGTCTTCGATCTTCTGGATCTGGACCGGTACAAGGTTTTCGATCTGCTGGACTGCGCGGTGCCGCTGAGCGACGAACTCCGCACGGCCTGGGGCCAGCGCTGGCAGCGGTTGCGGAGCGAGAATGCACCTTTGCGGATCGTCGGTCCTGACGGCCTGCAATCGGCGCCGATCAGCGAATTCGATCAGTCTTTGCTCGCAGGCTGCAAATATCGCTCCCAGAAAGTTGCAATGCTGGTCCACCGGACCATCGATGATCTCGGAAAACGCGATGTCCGGCCGCCCGACTTCCTTGTGCTGACCGCCCGGCTGCAGGCCATGGTCAAGGATGGTCGTCTGGAGATGCTAGGCAGGAGCTGCTTTGCACCGGGCGCCTGCGAGCTGCAATTGCCGTCAGCCGATGCGGCGGAAATCCGGCCGTGA